A stretch of the Parabacteroides timonensis genome encodes the following:
- a CDS encoding glycosyltransferase family 10 domain-containing protein produces the protein MKQKIRCYFTDFWEGSDYKYHLGFLLDEYDIIIDREHPDYLFFSCFGNNHLFYTDCIKIFWCGENIIPDLNLCDYAVCLSDIQAGDRIYHHYLTLYKKGRNAVKFNLTPDELLNRKFCNFVYSNNDNAFPYRERIFKELSKYKRIDSGGAFLNNMGERVKDKLSFQREYKFSLAIENSSIRGYTTEKIYEPFLAQSLPVYWGNPNISSDYHPNSFVNLMQFSSVEEAVEEIIRLDKDDTAYLEKVMTPFWPYGNSFEEFYEIEMEKEKAFFRHIFDQPIDEAYRHTEYGCNRGYIALKKSMVSYYNSPVCKGYRKVERKLTTLNRRIK, from the coding sequence ATGAAACAGAAGATACGTTGCTATTTTACTGATTTTTGGGAAGGTTCTGATTACAAATATCATTTAGGCTTTTTATTGGATGAGTATGATATTATTATCGATAGAGAACATCCTGATTATTTATTTTTTTCTTGTTTCGGAAACAATCATCTATTCTATACCGATTGTATAAAAATATTCTGGTGCGGTGAAAATATAATTCCGGATCTGAATCTATGCGATTATGCCGTTTGCCTTTCGGATATTCAAGCCGGAGACCGGATTTATCATCATTATCTGACATTGTATAAGAAGGGTAGAAATGCTGTTAAATTTAATCTGACACCGGATGAATTGTTGAATCGCAAATTTTGTAATTTCGTGTATTCCAATAACGACAATGCTTTTCCTTATCGCGAAAGAATATTCAAGGAATTATCTAAATATAAGCGGATCGACTCCGGAGGCGCTTTTCTGAACAATATGGGAGAGAGAGTAAAAGATAAGCTTTCTTTTCAAAGAGAGTATAAGTTTTCATTGGCGATCGAAAATTCCAGTATCCGGGGATATACGACAGAAAAAATATATGAGCCTTTTCTGGCTCAATCGTTGCCGGTTTATTGGGGCAACCCCAATATCAGTTCGGATTACCATCCGAACTCGTTTGTTAATCTTATGCAATTTTCTTCTGTTGAAGAAGCCGTAGAAGAGATTATCCGTTTGGATAAGGACGATACGGCTTATCTGGAGAAAGTAATGACTCCGTTTTGGCCGTATGGGAATAGTTTCGAAGAGTTTTATGAGATTGAAATGGAAAAGGAGAAAGCCTTTTTTCGTCATATTTTTGATCAGCCGATCGACGAAGCTTATCGACATACGGAATACGGCTGCAATCGAGGCTATATTGCTTTAAAGAAATCAATGGTATCATACTATAATAGTCCTGTTTGTAAAGGATATAGAAAGGTTGAAAGAAAATTAACAACCCTCAACAGACGGATAAAATAA
- a CDS encoding SusD/RagB family nutrient-binding outer membrane lipoprotein, with protein sequence MKTLNNISKGLLGAGILLASLTGCSEDMMDKVNKDPNHTQNVQAKFILADVITSTAFSNVGGDFSIYGSAYIEQEVGVHNQLYRAEIRNGEPSASATFNNVWSNVYTALRNARIAVNKCSEGGEQEGNLVTKGIAEVLVAYNSAILADMFGDTPWSEAALINPDGTPTYMNPKVDKQEDIYAGVMKSLDDAIADLQGKDLHASGPMGDHDLLYQASAAKWLKLAYGLKARYTMHLINRSSSVNADMEKVLEYVSKSFTSAGEQAAFNIYSSNNINPLFGFFDARWALAGSQSMADKLIERNDPRMNRAFVTVGDSYEMITDLKKDKELLAPNGTPVESQDKYSVSMYMFAQTAPSILLSYHEVLFLKAEALCRLNRIDEAEATLKDAVVAGIANAEVAIQSAEKYMGEDLTNAAPAITTADAEAYFDNNVKALFTTNPLKETMIQKYIALWGANGEAVEAYNDVRRLKAMGEELITLKNKAKFPLRCPYGNSDTTTNPEVKAAYGDGQYVYTEPVWWAGGSR encoded by the coding sequence ATGAAAACATTAAATAATATATCAAAAGGCCTCTTGGGTGCGGGTATTCTATTGGCTTCTCTGACTGGTTGTTCGGAAGATATGATGGATAAGGTGAATAAAGACCCGAACCACACACAAAATGTACAGGCTAAATTTATCCTGGCTGATGTAATTACATCTACTGCATTCTCAAATGTAGGCGGTGATTTTTCCATCTACGGTTCTGCATATATCGAACAGGAAGTCGGAGTGCACAATCAGTTATACCGTGCAGAAATACGTAACGGAGAACCTTCGGCATCTGCAACATTTAATAATGTATGGTCGAACGTTTATACCGCTTTAAGAAATGCACGTATTGCTGTCAACAAATGTTCGGAAGGTGGAGAACAGGAAGGAAATTTGGTTACCAAAGGTATTGCAGAAGTTCTGGTTGCTTACAATTCAGCCATCTTGGCCGATATGTTCGGTGATACTCCCTGGAGTGAAGCTGCTTTGATCAATCCTGACGGAACACCGACATACATGAACCCCAAAGTAGACAAACAGGAAGATATCTATGCCGGAGTGATGAAAAGCCTGGACGATGCTATCGCCGATTTACAGGGAAAAGACCTGCACGCATCCGGCCCTATGGGAGACCATGACTTACTTTATCAGGCTAGTGCTGCAAAATGGTTAAAACTGGCTTATGGTTTGAAAGCCCGTTACACTATGCATCTGATCAATCGCTCAAGCAGTGTAAATGCAGATATGGAAAAAGTATTGGAATATGTATCCAAATCATTTACATCTGCCGGAGAACAGGCTGCATTCAATATCTACAGCAGCAATAACATCAACCCGTTATTCGGTTTCTTCGATGCACGCTGGGCCCTTGCCGGTAGCCAAAGCATGGCAGACAAGCTGATCGAAAGAAACGACCCGCGTATGAACCGCGCATTCGTTACAGTCGGCGACAGCTACGAAATGATCACAGATCTAAAGAAAGACAAAGAGTTGCTGGCTCCGAACGGTACACCGGTAGAGTCGCAAGACAAATACAGTGTATCTATGTATATGTTCGCCCAAACAGCTCCGAGTATACTGTTAAGTTATCACGAAGTGTTGTTCTTAAAAGCTGAAGCATTGTGCAGATTAAACCGCATCGATGAAGCAGAAGCGACATTGAAAGATGCCGTTGTAGCCGGTATCGCAAATGCAGAAGTTGCTATCCAGTCAGCAGAAAAATATATGGGTGAAGATCTTACAAACGCTGCTCCCGCTATTACGACAGCTGACGCTGAAGCTTATTTTGACAACAACGTGAAAGCTTTATTTACAACAAATCCGTTGAAAGAAACAATGATTCAGAAATACATCGCTTTATGGGGTGCTAATGGTGAAGCCGTTGAAGCTTATAACGACGTCCGTCGTCTGAAAGCAATGGGTGAAGAACTCATCACATTAAAAAACAAAGCTAAATTCCCCCTGCGTTGTCCGTACGGTAACAGCGACACGACTACGAATCCGGAAGTAAAAGCTGCTTATGGTGACGGTCAGTATGTATATACAGAACCCGTTTGGTGGGCAGGCGGTAGCCGATAA
- a CDS encoding TolB family protein, producing MKGNYKYIMLLAMFMSCSDAVQVSDRLSEKPAISPDYTDVTIPANIAPLNFSLTTQYEEARMILSSADRKIEVKAKGNQFVIPSSKWKTLLQSTAGNAVDVIVQAKEKGKWIEYAPFKLYVATDPIDPYIAYRLIAPGYTLWNRMGLYQRNLENYTETAIIENKMSGRNCVNCHSFCMQNPDKMLFHMRETYPGTILVDGDKIEKLNTKTEQTVSSLVYPSWHPSGKYVAFSVNNTKQGFHMNDRNRIEVFDETSDVVVYDVEKHEIVTTGKLFSKDAFETFPTFSPDGKTLYFCTAGARPIPQEYSEIKYSLCSISFDPDTRSFGSVVDTLYNANIKGQSASFPRVSPDGNYLMYTVSGYGNFSIWHKDADLYMADLATGESIPLDILNSDDVESYHSWSSNSRWVIFSSRRIDGLYTRPYIAYVGKDGKACKPFLLPQKDTEFYDQFMMSYNIPEFITGKVKVGGRVLGLKAKEDKGIDVKFAK from the coding sequence ATGAAGGGAAATTATAAGTATATCATGTTGCTGGCTATGTTTATGTCCTGTTCGGATGCGGTTCAGGTTAGCGATAGGTTAAGTGAAAAGCCTGCAATTAGTCCGGATTATACTGATGTTACTATTCCGGCGAATATCGCTCCATTAAACTTTTCATTGACAACTCAATATGAAGAGGCACGTATGATTTTATCTTCGGCTGACCGGAAGATTGAGGTTAAAGCCAAAGGAAATCAGTTTGTAATTCCTTCTTCCAAATGGAAGACGCTTTTACAGTCTACCGCCGGTAATGCGGTAGATGTGATCGTTCAGGCGAAAGAAAAAGGTAAGTGGATCGAATATGCTCCTTTTAAATTATATGTGGCAACGGACCCCATCGATCCTTATATTGCCTATCGTTTAATTGCCCCTGGATATACTTTGTGGAATAGGATGGGGCTTTATCAGCGTAATCTGGAAAACTATACGGAAACAGCCATCATTGAAAATAAGATGAGTGGCCGGAATTGTGTGAATTGCCATTCTTTCTGTATGCAGAATCCGGATAAGATGCTTTTCCACATGCGTGAAACGTATCCTGGAACCATACTGGTTGACGGAGATAAAATAGAAAAGTTGAATACCAAAACGGAACAAACCGTTTCTTCATTAGTATATCCCTCCTGGCATCCTTCGGGAAAATATGTCGCATTTTCTGTAAATAATACAAAACAGGGATTCCATATGAACGACAGGAACCGGATCGAAGTATTTGATGAAACTTCGGATGTCGTAGTGTATGATGTGGAAAAGCACGAGATAGTGACTACCGGAAAGTTATTTTCGAAGGATGCTTTTGAAACTTTCCCCACTTTTTCTCCGGATGGAAAAACACTTTATTTCTGTACGGCTGGTGCACGTCCTATTCCGCAGGAGTATTCTGAGATCAAATATAGCTTGTGCTCTATTTCTTTCGATCCGGATACCCGGAGCTTCGGTTCTGTAGTAGATACATTATATAATGCAAATATAAAAGGGCAAAGTGCTTCTTTTCCACGTGTCTCACCGGATGGAAACTATTTGATGTATACGGTATCTGGTTATGGTAATTTTTCTATTTGGCACAAAGATGCTGACTTGTATATGGCGGATCTTGCCACAGGCGAAAGTATACCTTTAGATATATTGAATAGTGATGATGTGGAAAGTTATCATTCCTGGAGCAGTAACAGCCGTTGGGTTATATTCAGTAGTCGTCGGATTGATGGGTTATATACACGGCCGTATATCGCTTATGTCGGTAAGGATGGAAAAGCCTGTAAGCCATTTTTATTGCCTCAGAAAGATACAGAGTTTTATGATCAATTTATGATGTCATATAATATTCCGGAGTTTATCACCGGAAAGGTGAAAGTAGGAGGTAGGGTATTAGGTCTGAAGGCGAAAGAAGATAAAGGGATTGATGTGAAGTTTGCGAAATAA
- a CDS encoding replicative DNA helicase, whose protein sequence is MESTQKTKREITPNVNLPMEQAVIAGLLSSPDAIFDVRDRLRAEMFSHSGIRFVYEAILSLVEAGKGVDMLTVEDEMRRLDSAMYGKLDGLLFLSEMLLDVRNDSHIRIHTDELVRCYTLRQLVNGLREKEVQAVQPSADVAVLLAGVEELAGSLRGELTRSSSMEDAGKVAARVLEKSYQEQTEREAGISKQIRTGLRDLDTLTGGLYPGELIVIPGRPSMGKSAVALWMALQAARQGKAVAFFSVEMSKEDNVMRLLSMLSGIDADRIRFKGTNQSERIRLEAARKELDHLPITIEYCGSDTVEDIRAKAQVLYKQNKLALLFIDYLNLINIVVSKTNLQETTDLALGNITRKIKLMAEEMQIPVVLLAQMNRESDHRQAPHFPVLSDLRNSGAIEQIADVVIFVYRAEKYNIFYDPKTKEDLRGIGLLMVAKNRNGATGVAKFRYNPAMTCLTDYDPRVI, encoded by the coding sequence ATGGAAAGCACACAGAAAACAAAACGGGAGATCACTCCGAATGTGAATCTCCCGATGGAACAGGCGGTTATAGCCGGACTACTGAGCAGCCCGGATGCCATCTTCGACGTGCGCGACCGTTTGCGTGCAGAGATGTTCAGCCACAGCGGGATCCGCTTTGTGTACGAAGCGATCCTGTCGTTGGTAGAAGCCGGTAAGGGAGTAGATATGTTGACGGTTGAAGATGAAATGCGGCGGTTGGACTCTGCCATGTATGGAAAGCTGGACGGACTTTTATTCTTGTCGGAGATGTTGCTCGATGTGCGCAATGACAGCCATATCCGTATCCATACCGATGAACTGGTGCGCTGTTATACACTGCGCCAACTAGTGAACGGACTGAGAGAGAAAGAAGTGCAGGCTGTACAGCCTTCGGCGGACGTGGCTGTGTTGCTTGCAGGTGTGGAGGAGCTTGCCGGTTCCCTGCGTGGAGAACTCACCCGTTCCTCTTCGATGGAGGATGCAGGGAAGGTGGCCGCCCGCGTATTGGAAAAATCATATCAGGAGCAGACGGAACGCGAAGCGGGCATAAGTAAGCAAATCCGTACCGGTCTGCGTGACTTGGATACGCTGACAGGCGGTTTGTATCCGGGCGAGTTGATCGTGATACCGGGCCGTCCCTCGATGGGGAAATCGGCTGTCGCGTTGTGGATGGCGTTACAGGCAGCCCGCCAGGGTAAAGCGGTTGCTTTCTTCAGTGTGGAGATGAGCAAGGAGGATAATGTGATGCGTCTGTTGTCGATGCTCAGCGGGATCGATGCCGATCGTATACGCTTTAAAGGAACGAACCAATCGGAACGTATTCGTCTGGAAGCTGCTCGAAAAGAGCTGGACCATCTGCCGATCACGATCGAGTATTGCGGTTCGGATACGGTGGAAGATATTCGTGCCAAGGCGCAGGTGTTGTATAAACAGAATAAACTGGCGTTGCTTTTCATCGACTATCTGAACCTGATCAATATCGTGGTATCGAAAACGAACTTGCAGGAAACAACAGATCTGGCGTTGGGTAACATAACCCGTAAGATCAAGTTGATGGCTGAAGAGATGCAGATCCCTGTCGTGTTGCTGGCACAGATGAACCGTGAGAGCGACCATCGTCAGGCTCCCCATTTCCCTGTTTTGAGCGACTTGCGCAACTCGGGAGCGATCGAACAGATAGCTGATGTGGTCATCTTCGTTTACCGTGCCGAGAAATACAACATTTTCTATGATCCGAAAACGAAGGAAGATCTTCGTGGAATAGGTCTGCTGATGGTGGCAAAGAATCGTAACGGGGCAACAGGGGTGGCCAAGTTCCGGTATAACCCGGCGATGACTTGCCTGACGGATTATGATCCGAGGGTGATATAA
- a CDS encoding sulfotransferase family protein, with protein MRMNFLFRAGKIVINKVSFLSLLLSGKAKKIDFVIIGAQKSGTTALFEYLDKHPDCVGTVRKESLLFTKANYRDPTENEIRALFSGRKVFKSNRKHLFFEATPINVYRDEVPKRIWCHNPAARLIFLVREPVSRAFSEYNMHCLLAQKKITIREDPDQEYLDYLKDPVKYPFSWFIEEEFRKIRETGSYLPSAFNYPDFIRRGLYSDQLERYYQYFNPEQILIIENVELKKHKKETLHRIEDFLGISHFSWKEDELKNSHVGVYIQQIPVECKQSLTQFFKPWNDKFFDLIGYRMDW; from the coding sequence ATGAGAATGAATTTTCTGTTTCGTGCCGGTAAAATCGTAATAAATAAAGTCTCCTTTTTGTCTTTACTATTGAGTGGAAAAGCAAAAAAGATAGATTTTGTTATTATCGGGGCACAAAAATCTGGAACAACAGCTTTGTTTGAATATTTGGATAAGCATCCTGATTGTGTGGGGACTGTTCGTAAAGAAAGTTTATTATTTACCAAGGCAAATTATAGAGATCCGACTGAGAATGAAATACGAGCTTTGTTTTCAGGCAGGAAAGTCTTTAAATCGAACCGGAAGCATTTATTTTTCGAAGCGACTCCTATAAATGTATATCGGGATGAAGTTCCGAAACGTATTTGGTGTCATAACCCGGCAGCTCGTTTGATTTTTTTAGTACGTGAACCAGTTAGTCGTGCTTTTTCTGAATATAATATGCATTGTCTGTTAGCACAGAAAAAAATAACTATTAGAGAAGATCCTGATCAGGAATATTTAGATTATTTGAAAGATCCTGTAAAATATCCCTTTTCCTGGTTTATAGAAGAAGAATTTCGGAAGATCAGAGAAACAGGTTCTTATTTACCGTCAGCATTCAACTATCCGGATTTTATACGGCGTGGTTTATATAGTGATCAATTGGAACGTTATTATCAGTATTTTAATCCGGAACAAATTTTGATTATAGAAAATGTAGAATTGAAGAAACATAAAAAGGAGACTTTACATCGAATAGAAGATTTTTTGGGTATCTCTCATTTTTCATGGAAAGAAGATGAATTGAAAAACTCCCATGTGGGAGTTTACATTCAACAGATTCCTGTTGAATGTAAACAATCTTTAACCCAGTTTTTCAAGCCATGGAATGATAAATTCTTTGATTTGATAGGGTATCGTATGGATTGGTGA
- a CDS encoding SusC/RagA family TonB-linked outer membrane protein, whose product MKSQEVSVQPVVNIRLASDTQNISEIVVTAMGISKEKKALGYAVQDVKGDQLTKASSTNLANALQGKVSGVDITPSSGMPGASSKITIRGSRSFTGNNTPLYVVDGMPITSTSDIDTDVMNNGSVSGTDYANRAVDLDPNDIESINILKGQAASALYGMRASNGVIVITTKSGKGARKGKPEVTFNTSVAFDVVSTLPEAQKEYAQGSGGVFSPTSSLSWGPKISELPNDPTYGGNVNNSYTANGLHQGQYYVPQRAAAGLDPWATPQAYDNAKDFFGTGVTWSNSVNVAQGFDKGNYSFSLGNTTNDGIVPNTGMDRYNAKMTAEAKLHNNWTTGFSGTFIASKIRKQSGANTGITATVYPAPPSYDLAGIPSHVEGDPYTQNNYRKGSFDQGYWACDNNKFTERTQRFFGNAYVNYSTKFDTENHKLDVKYQLGDDAYTTNYSDIYGYGHAAGQGEASEYHYSINEMNSLLTAAYSWNINEELVFDALLGNEIVERKSNYSYSYGTPFNFPGWNHINNASSVSVENKYKKNRTVGFFGNLSLAWRNMLYLNVTGRNDIVSSMPRDNRSFFYPSVSLGWVFTELEPLKNDILTFGKIRASYAEVGQAGDYMPSYYYTPSYGGGFFSGTPIMYPLGGVMAYVPHYRVYDPNLKPQNTKSYELGADLTFLNGLFGLSYTFSRQNVKDQIFEVPLAGSTGSNSLMTNGGKIHTNAHEFTLTVAPVNTKDFKLDFAFNFSKIDNYVDELAPGVNSIMLGGFVTPQVRAGIGDKFPVVYGVGYLRNEAGQIVVDENGMPQAGEERVIGKVAPDFRLGFNTNIELYKFRISAVFDWKQGGQMYCGTAGMLDYYGTSKKSGDFRSSESFLFELPAVKEVKDANGNVTGYAPNDIQIKGEDAADYFSAINNVDESMIYDNSFIKLRELAVSYPVLDKSWLKVNLSVFARNIIVWSQLKGFDPEATQGNNNMAGAFERFSLPGTASYGFGLNVKF is encoded by the coding sequence ATGAAAAGCCAAGAAGTTTCTGTTCAACCTGTTGTAAATATCAGATTAGCATCTGATACTCAGAACATTTCCGAAATTGTTGTTACAGCAATGGGTATCTCGAAAGAGAAAAAGGCATTGGGATATGCTGTTCAAGATGTAAAAGGTGATCAATTAACGAAAGCATCCAGTACTAATTTAGCGAATGCTTTACAAGGAAAAGTTTCCGGTGTTGATATTACTCCATCTTCAGGTATGCCAGGTGCATCTTCTAAAATCACTATCCGTGGCTCACGTTCCTTCACAGGAAACAATACACCGTTATATGTTGTCGATGGTATGCCTATCACATCAACGTCTGATATTGATACAGACGTCATGAACAATGGTAGTGTAAGTGGTACAGACTATGCCAACCGTGCTGTCGACCTTGATCCAAATGATATTGAAAGTATCAATATCTTGAAAGGTCAGGCTGCATCCGCATTGTATGGTATGCGTGCCTCCAATGGTGTTATCGTTATTACAACCAAAAGCGGTAAAGGCGCACGTAAAGGAAAACCGGAAGTGACATTCAATACAAGCGTTGCTTTTGATGTTGTTTCTACCTTACCTGAAGCTCAGAAAGAGTATGCACAGGGTAGCGGTGGTGTCTTCTCCCCTACATCTTCTTTAAGCTGGGGTCCTAAAATTTCAGAATTACCGAATGACCCGACTTATGGCGGTAATGTAAACAACAGCTACACTGCAAACGGATTACACCAGGGACAATACTATGTTCCACAGCGTGCTGCAGCCGGACTGGATCCATGGGCTACACCGCAGGCTTACGACAATGCAAAGGACTTCTTTGGCACAGGTGTTACATGGAGTAATTCTGTAAACGTTGCTCAGGGCTTTGATAAAGGAAACTACTCTTTCTCTTTGGGTAACACGACAAACGACGGTATCGTTCCCAACACAGGTATGGATCGCTACAATGCCAAGATGACTGCCGAAGCAAAATTGCATAATAACTGGACTACCGGTTTCAGCGGTACATTCATTGCTTCAAAGATCAGAAAACAATCAGGAGCCAATACTGGTATTACTGCAACCGTTTATCCGGCACCTCCCAGCTACGACCTGGCAGGAATCCCGTCTCATGTAGAAGGTGACCCCTATACACAGAACAACTATCGCAAAGGTTCGTTCGACCAAGGTTATTGGGCTTGCGACAACAACAAATTTACAGAGCGTACACAACGTTTCTTCGGTAACGCTTATGTGAATTACTCTACAAAGTTTGATACTGAAAATCATAAACTGGATGTTAAATATCAGCTGGGAGACGATGCTTACACTACCAACTATTCTGATATTTATGGTTACGGACATGCAGCCGGACAAGGTGAAGCCAGCGAATATCATTATTCAATCAATGAAATGAACTCATTGTTAACTGCTGCTTATTCATGGAATATCAATGAAGAACTTGTATTTGACGCTTTGCTTGGTAATGAAATCGTAGAACGTAAGTCAAACTATTCTTATTCTTACGGAACACCTTTCAACTTCCCGGGTTGGAACCATATCAATAATGCTTCTTCCGTATCTGTTGAAAACAAATACAAAAAGAACCGTACAGTCGGTTTCTTCGGTAACTTGTCGTTAGCCTGGAGAAATATGCTTTACCTGAATGTAACAGGACGTAACGATATCGTATCGTCTATGCCTCGCGACAACCGCTCATTCTTCTATCCTTCTGTTTCTCTCGGATGGGTATTCACCGAACTGGAACCGCTGAAAAATGATATCCTGACTTTCGGTAAGATTCGTGCTTCTTATGCTGAAGTTGGACAGGCAGGCGATTATATGCCTTCTTACTATTATACTCCATCATACGGTGGCGGCTTCTTCTCAGGTACACCGATCATGTATCCGCTGGGAGGCGTAATGGCTTATGTTCCGCATTACAGAGTGTATGATCCGAATCTGAAACCTCAGAATACAAAATCATACGAATTGGGTGCCGACCTGACTTTCCTGAACGGTCTATTCGGCTTGAGTTATACATTCTCTCGCCAGAACGTAAAAGACCAAATATTTGAAGTTCCTTTGGCCGGATCAACAGGTTCCAACAGCTTGATGACAAATGGTGGTAAAATACATACCAATGCTCATGAGTTTACATTGACCGTAGCTCCGGTTAATACGAAAGACTTCAAACTTGACTTTGCATTCAACTTCTCTAAAATCGACAACTATGTCGATGAGTTGGCTCCGGGTGTAAATAGCATCATGTTGGGTGGTTTCGTTACACCGCAGGTTCGTGCCGGCATCGGCGATAAGTTCCCGGTTGTTTACGGTGTAGGATATTTGCGTAACGAAGCTGGACAGATTGTCGTGGACGAAAACGGTATGCCACAGGCAGGTGAAGAACGTGTTATCGGTAAAGTGGCTCCAGATTTCCGCCTGGGCTTCAATACAAATATCGAATTGTATAAATTCCGTATATCTGCTGTATTCGACTGGAAACAGGGTGGACAAATGTATTGCGGTACTGCCGGTATGCTCGACTATTACGGAACCAGCAAAAAGTCTGGCGATTTCCGTAGTTCAGAATCTTTCTTATTCGAACTGCCTGCAGTGAAAGAAGTGAAAGATGCCAACGGTAATGTAACCGGATATGCTCCTAACGACATTCAGATCAAAGGTGAAGATGCAGCCGATTATTTCTCTGCAATAAATAATGTTGACGAGTCTATGATCTATGACAACTCATTCATCAAGTTACGCGAACTAGCAGTAAGTTATCCGGTATTAGACAAGAGTTGGTTGAAAGTCAACCTGAGTGTATTTGCACGTAACATCATCGTTTGGTCACAATTGAAAGGATTTGACCCGGAAGCGACTCAGGGTAACAACAATATGGCCGGTGCTTTCGAGCGTTTCTCACTACCGGGTACTGCCAGCTATGGATTCGGTCTGAATGTCAAATTTTAA
- a CDS encoding acyltransferase: protein MITRFKRYLYIASIFKMWTYYKSGKKILISKSSTITVAKNGFLSVEKELINRSAFKKRSSCNIWLAGDLVIDTLWIADVNIVVHSGARLVIGDCMMNDGTYLECESNITIGDNVLIGRNVTIRDSDGHDHGDTFGKRERCLPVKIGNSVWIGSNAMIQKGVHIGDGAIIAAGAVVCRDIPANTLAAGVPAKVLKENVYWRR from the coding sequence ATGATAACCAGATTTAAACGGTATTTATATATAGCCTCGATTTTTAAAATGTGGACTTATTATAAGTCAGGGAAAAAAATTTTGATATCTAAATCATCAACAATAACCGTTGCTAAAAATGGTTTTTTGTCTGTAGAAAAAGAATTGATAAATAGGTCTGCCTTTAAAAAAAGGTCGTCATGTAATATTTGGCTGGCAGGTGATTTAGTTATTGATACATTGTGGATTGCTGACGTAAATATAGTGGTTCATTCGGGTGCAAGATTAGTAATAGGCGATTGTATGATGAATGATGGAACCTATCTGGAGTGTGAATCAAATATTACAATAGGGGATAATGTGCTGATAGGACGAAATGTAACTATTCGTGATTCGGATGGTCATGATCATGGGGATACCTTCGGAAAAAGAGAAAGATGTTTGCCGGTAAAAATAGGCAATTCTGTTTGGATAGGTTCTAATGCAATGATACAAAAGGGGGTACATATTGGTGATGGCGCGATTATTGCTGCCGGGGCAGTTGTTTGCAGGGACATCCCTGCAAACACTTTGGCTGCTGGTGTACCAGCCAAAGTGTTAAAAGAAAATGTATATTGGAGACGTTGA